One Natrinema longum genomic window, CACGATCGAACTCAGCGAGGATCTCGCGGTGACCGAACTGCTCGTCCAGGACCACAGCGATCTGGTCGGCCAGACGATCCCCGAGTCGGGCATCCGCGACCGGATGGGGATCACCGTCATCGGCGCGTGGTTCAACGGCGAGTTCGTCCCCGTTCCCGGCTCCGAAAACGTGATCGACGGGAACACGATCCTGCTCGTTGCGGGCCGTCGAGACGACCTCACGGAGCTGAAATCGCGGACGGTGTCGGCGCTGCGGCACAACCCGGACCGCGTCGTCGTCGGCGGCTACGGCGTCGTCGGCCGAACCGCCGTCGAAACGCTCGCATCCGGGGGCGTCTCGACCTGCGTCGTCGACCTCGAGGACGTTCCCGGCGTCGACGTCGTCGGTAACGTCACCGACGAGTCAGTCCTCGAGGCCGCCGATGTCGACGACTCCCGGGCGATCATCCTCACCCTCGACGACGACGCGACGACGATCTACGCGACGCTGGTCCTCGAACAGGTCGCGCCCGACGTCGAAATCATCGCACGAGCGAACGAGACCGAGAACATTCCGAAGTTCTACCGGGCCGGAGCCGAGTACGTCCTGTCGCTGTCGACGGTGACCGGCCGGATGCTCGGCTCCATCCTGATCGAGGACGAGGAGATCCTCACGCCGGAGACGCAGTTCGAACTCGTCAGGACGACCGCGCCGCGGATCGCCGGGCGGAGCCTCGGCGACGTGGACCTGCGAGCGCGGACCGGCTGTACCGTCGTCGCGGTCGAACGCAACGGGGACCTGCTGACCGACCTCGGCCCGGAGTTCGTCGTCCGCGAGGACGACATGCTGATCGTTGCGGGAAGTGACGAGGCGGTCAACCAGTTCGTCGCACTCGCGTGCTGAGACCCCTCGCCTCGAGCACGCAGCCGTGAAACGGGCGACCGCCCCGAGCGCCCGTCGCGGGGCTCACTCGAACGACGGCAGCACCTCTTCCTCGTAGAACTCGATCGCCCGCTCCTGTTCGTCCCCGATCTGGTGGAAGTAAACGTGGTCGTAGCCGGCGTCGATCGCCTCCTCGATGCTATCGATGTGGGCCTGCGGGTTGGGTTCGGTGGTCGTGCCGGCCTCGGCGATGTCTTCGTTCTCGACCATCCCCGCGGCCTGCTCGAAGTGAGCCGGCGTCGGCAACTCCTGGCCGAGTTCGCCCGGAATCGAGCCGTTGGGCCACTGCTCGAGGACCGTTTCGATCGCTTCCGCCTCGCTGTCGGCGTAGCAGCCGTGCAGTTGCGTGTACTTGGGGCCGTCGCCGCCGGCGTCCTCGTAGGCCGCGACCGGCTCGGATTTCGGGCCGGAACACCAGAGCCCGTCCGCGTTCTCGGCCACCCATTCGGCCGTCTGCGGGCCGAACGCGCTCCCGATCGTCGTCGGCTGCTCGTCGGGACAGGTGTAGAGCCGCGCGTTCTCGACCGTGTAGTACTCGCCGTGGTGGCTCGTCGTCTCGCCGGTCCACAGCGAGCGCATGACGTCTATCGCTTCGTCTACCATCTCGAGGCGCACGTCGTGTTCGGGCCAGCGCTCGCCGGTGACGTGTTCGTTGAGGTTCTCACCGGTACCGACGCCGAAGGTGAAGCGATCGCCGAGCATCTCGTCGACGGTGGCGACCGCGTGGGCGACGTTGACCGGATGGATCCGGACCGTCGGGCAGGTGACGCCGACGCCGACCTCGATGTCGTCGGTCACCGTCGCGATGCCGCCGAGCGTCGACCAGACGAACGGTGACTCCCCCTGGGCGGACACCCACGGATGGAAGTGATCCGAGATCGAGAGGAAATCGAAACCGGCCGTCTCGGCGCGACGGGCGATGTCGACCAGTTCCGTCGGCCCGTGCTCCTCGCTCGAGAGGGTGTACCCGAGTTGGGTCATTCTCCGCCAGCTACCACGGACCGTCGGGTAACGGTTGCACCTGCGAGGGCAAGAGCGAGCGCGGCCGTGTCCGGTGACGCGATCTCGACGCCAGTTATTGCGCCTCGAGTATCTGACCTGCGGTGGCGCGCGCTGAACTGTGCCGAACGGAAGTGAGGGACAGTTCGACATCGTGCGAGGGATGAGCGAGCGACTCCGGAGCGAGCGAATCGGTTGGGGAGGGCGTGGTTACTCCGCGTTGCCACGGTAGCAGGACGCTCTCTTTCCGTCGGACGTGCTGAAGCCACTTTCAGCGGCGGCGCGATCCACGACTCCACGTGAACCCCGAACCGAACCCCTTACCCACGCCGCGCCGGAACCGACCCGTATGGAAGCCGTAGTCGAAGCGACGGACCTCGAGAAGGCCTACGGCGAGACCGTCGCCCTGTCCGGGGCCTCGCTGTCGGTCCAGGGCGGCGAAGTCTTCGGCCTGATCGGCCCGAACGGGGCCGGCAAGACGACGCTCGTCCGCGCGCTGACGGGGACGACCGACCCCGATAGCGGGACGGCCCGGATCCTCGACGACTCGCCGACGGCCGTCGACCGCGACCGCCTTGGCGTGTTGCCACAGGAGTTCTCGCCGCCGGGGCGACTCAGCGCTCGCGAACTCCTGTCCTACTACGCGGGGCTGTACGACGACCCGCGCGATCCAGACGCCGTCCTCGCCGACGTCGGCCTCGTCGACGCCGGCGACACCTGGTACGAAGACCTCTCGGGCGGGCAGCAACGACGGGTCTGCGTCGGCTCCGCGCTGGTCAACGACCCCGATCTGCTCTTCCTCGACGAGCCGACGACCGGCATCGACCCCGCCGGCCGCCGGACCGTCTGGCGGCTGATCGAGGACCTCGCGGCCGGCGGAACGACCGTCGTGCTCACGACACACGACATGGCCGAGGCCGAGCGCCTCGCCGACCGTGTCGGCCTGCTGGCCGACGGCTCGCTCGTCGCACAGGGTCCCCCCGAACGCCTGGTCCGCGACCACGGCGGCTCGAGCCGGCTGACCGTCGAAACCGCGGCCGATCCGGCGGCCTTCGCCGACCTCGAGTATCCGGTCGACCGCC contains:
- a CDS encoding ABC transporter ATP-binding protein, which encodes MEAVVEATDLEKAYGETVALSGASLSVQGGEVFGLIGPNGAGKTTLVRALTGTTDPDSGTARILDDSPTAVDRDRLGVLPQEFSPPGRLSARELLSYYAGLYDDPRDPDAVLADVGLVDAGDTWYEDLSGGQQRRVCVGSALVNDPDLLFLDEPTTGIDPAGRRTVWRLIEDLAAGGTTVVLTTHDMAEAERLADRVGLLADGSLVAQGPPERLVRDHGGSSRLTVETAADPAAFADLEYPVDRPERGRRRSTDGAIVVRDIEPAAIGTVVDYLEARDVEYTQLSWAEPDLEDVYLELADATEQARTDRLESDDGGAGESDLARAGETA
- a CDS encoding potassium channel family protein: MNHWWRRIALSLVAVLVLVLVYAGLYQLGMAAFEGETKTYVQSIQAVIESLTTAGFGGDAPWESTAMNLFVIGMNLTGVLLVFLALPLIVVPLFQQALEDRPPKSTDLSDHVVICSYTPRSDVLAGELEAANVPYVFIDDDAELVVDLNNEGTNAIHGELDQEETLHAANAEQATALVTDIDDETNAMVILTARELSSDLEIVSVVEDAEVASYHRYAGADEIVRPRHVLGQSLATKATTTVSAELRDTIELSEDLAVTELLVQDHSDLVGQTIPESGIRDRMGITVIGAWFNGEFVPVPGSENVIDGNTILLVAGRRDDLTELKSRTVSALRHNPDRVVVGGYGVVGRTAVETLASGGVSTCVVDLEDVPGVDVVGNVTDESVLEAADVDDSRAIILTLDDDATTIYATLVLEQVAPDVEIIARANETENIPKFYRAGAEYVLSLSTVTGRMLGSILIEDEEILTPETQFELVRTTAPRIAGRSLGDVDLRARTGCTVVAVERNGDLLTDLGPEFVVREDDMLIVAGSDEAVNQFVALAC
- a CDS encoding TIGR03557 family F420-dependent LLM class oxidoreductase, producing the protein MTQLGYTLSSEEHGPTELVDIARRAETAGFDFLSISDHFHPWVSAQGESPFVWSTLGGIATVTDDIEVGVGVTCPTVRIHPVNVAHAVATVDEMLGDRFTFGVGTGENLNEHVTGERWPEHDVRLEMVDEAIDVMRSLWTGETTSHHGEYYTVENARLYTCPDEQPTTIGSAFGPQTAEWVAENADGLWCSGPKSEPVAAYEDAGGDGPKYTQLHGCYADSEAEAIETVLEQWPNGSIPGELGQELPTPAHFEQAAGMVENEDIAEAGTTTEPNPQAHIDSIEEAIDAGYDHVYFHQIGDEQERAIEFYEEEVLPSFE